Part of the Bacteriovorax sp. BAL6_X genome, GTGGCAATCATAAATGGCCTAATATACAGAGATTCACCACCACGCTTAGGGATATAATTTTCACCCATTTTAGTGATTGTATTTACAGCAGCTGTAAAAATATCTTTTGGAACTTCTGGCATTGCCATTCGTTTTGCTGAGTGATTGAAACGTCTGTAATTTTCAAGAGGCCTAAAAAGATTTGGTCCATTACCTTTAAAGTTATAGGCCTTCATTCCTTCAAATATTTCTTGTCCGTAGTGTAGAACCTTGCATGTTGGATCCAGCTCCAATTTGCCATAAGGCTTAATTTCAAGTTCTCCCCATTCTCCACGTTTGTATTCACATGTTGCCATGATTGGAAGTAGTACTTTTCCAAATCCTACGTGGTCAGGCATTGTGAAATTTTCGATTGCTTTCTTTGCACTATCTAAAATTATCATTAAAAATCCTTATTTTTATTTACAGTGGTAACCAAGTCCAAAGACCTTCCAGATATTTCCTTCGTTTACAGATTCTTTTATCCAGATTGTGTCTCCACCTTCATCTGCAACTTGGTTAATAGCATGGTTAACGGCAAGGTCCTTAATTCCGTTCTCATTTTCACCAACAACATTTGTAAAAGGCTTACAGTTTTTATGACGTGGCTTTTGATATGTTACTTTTAACTTTTCTCCAGCTGGAGTCAGTTTTGTTTTAGAAACAGCACAACTAGATAGAATTAATATCATAATAATATTTTTCATTATTCCTCCATGATTTTTAGTTATACTAGCAAAATTGCAACGATGTTGCTTAGGTTTGTGCGTCAATTTTATCTTTTGACGAGTTTAGTGAATTAGAATATTATTTTCCTACTTTAAGACACTTGTAGGACTATAGCTCAGTTGGTTAGAGCGCTACCTTGACATGGTAGAGGTCTGCAGTTCGAATCTGCATAGTCCTACCATCTTTGTTTTTCCTTATATATTGCTTATTGATTTAGTTTGCTGATACCGATATCAACTCAGCGCCAAAACATGCCTTTGGGCATCTTTTGATCGCAGGTTGTAACTACCATCTTTGTTTTTCCTTATACATTGCTTATTGATTTACCTCGCGCAAAGGTTTTCTCTTTTGTTTAGGATCGGTTTTTGATTTCTCAATGGTATTTTGATTATTTAATGCTGCGTTAACGAATGTCATTGTGAAAGTTGAGCCTATGCCATCAATATTATTAAATGCTTTGATATTTCCTCCATAGAATTTCATATATTTTTTTACAACCGGTAGACCAAACCCTGAGCCTTCTTCTCCGTGAGTCCCTTCGCGATGGGTTTCATTAGTAAAAGAGAAGAGACTTTTTATCATTGTTTCAGGAATGCCAATTCCCTGGTCGGTAATATCAACTCGGATAACAGAGTTTCGTTCAGTAACTCTTACAAAAATCTCTGAGCCTTCTGGTGAGAATTTAGAAGCATTGGTAAGAAGATTGCTAAAGACACTATGACAAAGTGACGATGGCTCCGCCATGACCTGAGCATCTTGCTCTTCAAACTCAACACGAATATGCTGACTCTTTTTTTCAATCCTTTTTCTAATGAGCTGTATCGAATTTTCAATGGACTCTTTCAATGGGACTGGTTCTAATTTTATATTTGATTTACCGGATTCAATTGATTGGATTTTACGAATATGTTGAATAAGCTCGGCCATGTTCTCAATGACTCCACTAACGCGGCCAAGATTTTGTAATATACCATCTTTGTCTTTCATGGCCAATAAGGACGAGTCGCTGAGTAATGAAAGAAGGGTCGTGGAATTGGATAAGTCATGGAATAAAACGGAGAGTAAATGTTGCTTTTCTTCTAGTTTTCGCGAGAGGTCTCGGCCTTCAACTTCAAGCTGTTTAATTTTGATCGCTTGATGTGTGATGACCATAATTGAACAGATAATTAAAATTGTTAGTAAACTTACGAGATAGATCACTTTCTTTCCTTAAGCATAGTTTTTCTGAAACCAATTAATTTTGTAGGATTTTAGCTAGCTTTATTCCTATAACCAAGTTTGAGAAGGTAAATTTAACTTAAATTAAGAATGTATTTTCACATTTCAATTGTCCCTACAGGAAACAGAAGGGTGACTGATGGGTGTAATTCAAGTAGACTTGCTGGAATGAAAGACTATCTTAATAAAAAGTTAACATCACTGGTGGTGACGCAGTTTGTCCATTACTGGTATTTCTATATTGGGGCCTTTATTTGCCTCTACCTTACTCACAATATCCAAAGTGAATTACCTTTTATAGCAAAGGATTTGGCCGAGAAAATCTCTAAAGGAATTTCTATTCCTGTTGGGCACTTATTCTTATTGGCCTTGGGAATTATTGTATTTAGAACTTCATCGAGACTTTTATTCTTTTATCCTGCAAGAGTACTACAAAAGATTCTACGTTTTGATTTAATGAAGAAACTAGAGAAGGTGAGTCCTTCTCGTTATAAAGATTATCCAAAGGGACAAATCTTCCAAATCATTGGTGGTGACTTAGAGCATGTAAGAGCACTGATTGGCTTTGCTCTTTTACAAATTGCAAATATTATTATCGCACTTTCAATTCTTGTTCCTAAACTCCTAAACTTTAATAAAGAGCTCTTTATTGCACTTCTTCCAATGTTTGTAGCATTTATTATTTTTAGCGCGATTGTTTCAACAAATCGAAAATTCTATCGTCAAACTCAAGATCTTCAAGGTGAAGTTCAAAATATTATTATTGAAACTTACGCTGGAAAGAAGACTATTAAAAATTTTCACGCGGAGAAGGCCTTCATTGATCTCTTTGCAAAGAAGTCCTTGGAAGAACTTGATAACTTTTATGAAGCCGGTAAGCGTGTTGGAATTTCAATTCCTCTAATGCCTACAGGTGTTGGCCTATCTCTGATTTGGGGAGCCTATATTATTTTTACTGAACAATTAGGGGCATCTTCGCTAATTTTATTTTCAGGTTTTGTTTATTTATTCTTAGAACCAATTATGTTTCTAGCCTGGATTGGAGTTGTCTTTACTCGTTCGGCAGGAGCGTGGGCACGAGTAAGAGAGCTAGTTGCTGTCTTAGATAAAGAAAGCGAGCTTGAGACAATGCTTAAAAGAGAATTTTCTTTTAAAGAGAAGAGTGAGTCGTTTGAATTACAACTACCATTTTGGGATAACGATATTAATCTAAAGATCTGGAAAGATGAAAAAAATGCAATCGTTGGAAAAACTGGTTGTGGAAAGTCTGAACTACTCGTCAAAATTTCAGAAGTCTTAAAGATGCAAGATCGTAGTACAAGCTACGTTGCTCAAGATCCATATCTTTATAATGGAACTATTTTAGAAAACTTGGCCCTAGGAAGAGACTTCAATGAAGAGCAACTTTCTAAAGCATATGAGCTACTAAAAATCTTTGGCCTTGATTATCTAGCATCCGATCGCAAGAGTTTGTTTAATCTTGTTGTTGGAGAAAACGGGAAGAGACTATCTGGTGGTCAAATTAAACGTGTATCTTTAATCAAATCGCTGCTTTTTGAAAGTGAGTTTATTATTTGGGATGATCCTTTTTCTTCAGTTGATGTTGTTCTAGAAAGAGAAATCTTAAGTCAATTAAATGCAATGAAGATTTTCGAAGGCCGAACTCTCATTATGTCCACTCATAGATATACAACAGCAGTGCAATGTGATCACTTAAGTTTAATTTGCGAAAGTGAAGGGCTAAGAGAAGAGTCAAAAGTTATCGACTTTACACAAAAACAAGAAGGAGGAATTTATGAGCACTTTAGAAAACAACTCATCTAAATTCCTATTATATAAAGGTAGCGGGAAGTACTTAATAAGCATGGTGGTATGCCTTATTATCTCAAGTGCGCTTGGTGCTGCACTTCCACAATTAATTACAAAGCTTACTGCAAATTATGAAATTGAAGAAGTTTATCGTCAGACTCTTGTAGTCATGACGTTTATCTTTTTGGCAACAGCTTTGAATCGTGCTGTCTATAATTTAATCATCAATCGATATGTTGTGGGCCTAGTTCAATTTGTTAGAACTCATTGTTATGGCAAGTGGCTTTCTAGTGTTGAACTTCAAACATCAAAAGAGAACCGTAATGATCGCTACCCTCAAGGGGAAGTTCTTGCCCGTATTATGAGTGATACGGAAAGTTTGAGAGAGCTTGTGACTTCAGGTACATTTGGAATCATTATTGATATCTTCTTTGTCGTTGCTTCGCTAATTAGTTTTGTGAGTCTTAATGCCGTTGCTGGAATATATCTTGCTGCAATTCAATTTGGGGCCTGCTTTGTACTAATTTGGTGCTCTAAGTATATGCGTGCTGTTTTCTTAAGTGTGAGAAATTCACGAGCTAAACTTTACCGCGTTGTTGCAGACCTGATTGGTGGCGTGAGAGAGAATTACTATAACCCGGCAGATCAATATACGTCGAAAAAGTCTTTATTTGTTTTTGATGAATTTCTTAAGAAGATCCTTTCTTCAAATGTTTGGGATGCTTCTTACTATTCATTTGCTGAGTCTCTCTTTCCGGTATTCTTGGCCTGTGCCATCTTTATCATTCCAAATAGTGGGATTACTCAAGTTGCATTAATCTTTGCTCTTATCGATTTAATTCAACGTTCAATCAATCCGATTAAAGATGTTTCATCTAAAGTTGCTAATATTCAAAGAGCTGCGACTGGTGTTGGACGTATAAACGAATTCCTTGTTGACCTTGATAAAGAGAAGTCTTCAGATATTAATGCAAAGAGACGTCAATATGATGTTGAAAAAATGCATATTGAAATTCAAAAGTTTACTTATCCTGCAAAAGGAGAGAATTCGACACCAT contains:
- a CDS encoding sensor histidine kinase KdpD — translated: MIYLVSLLTILIICSIMVITHQAIKIKQLEVEGRDLSRKLEEKQHLLSVLFHDLSNSTTLLSLLSDSSLLAMKDKDGILQNLGRVSGVIENMAELIQHIRKIQSIESGKSNIKLEPVPLKESIENSIQLIRKRIEKKSQHIRVEFEEQDAQVMAEPSSLCHSVFSNLLTNASKFSPEGSEIFVRVTERNSVIRVDITDQGIGIPETMIKSLFSFTNETHREGTHGEEGSGFGLPVVKKYMKFYGGNIKAFNNIDGIGSTFTMTFVNAALNNQNTIEKSKTDPKQKRKPLREVNQ
- a CDS encoding ABC transporter ATP-binding protein encodes the protein MTDGCNSSRLAGMKDYLNKKLTSLVVTQFVHYWYFYIGAFICLYLTHNIQSELPFIAKDLAEKISKGISIPVGHLFLLALGIIVFRTSSRLLFFYPARVLQKILRFDLMKKLEKVSPSRYKDYPKGQIFQIIGGDLEHVRALIGFALLQIANIIIALSILVPKLLNFNKELFIALLPMFVAFIIFSAIVSTNRKFYRQTQDLQGEVQNIIIETYAGKKTIKNFHAEKAFIDLFAKKSLEELDNFYEAGKRVGISIPLMPTGVGLSLIWGAYIIFTEQLGASSLILFSGFVYLFLEPIMFLAWIGVVFTRSAGAWARVRELVAVLDKESELETMLKREFSFKEKSESFELQLPFWDNDINLKIWKDEKNAIVGKTGCGKSELLVKISEVLKMQDRSTSYVAQDPYLYNGTILENLALGRDFNEEQLSKAYELLKIFGLDYLASDRKSLFNLVVGENGKRLSGGQIKRVSLIKSLLFESEFIIWDDPFSSVDVVLEREILSQLNAMKIFEGRTLIMSTHRYTTAVQCDHLSLICESEGLREESKVIDFTQKQEGGIYEHFRKQLI